A genomic stretch from Pomacea canaliculata isolate SZHN2017 linkage group LG2, ASM307304v1, whole genome shotgun sequence includes:
- the LOC112557874 gene encoding pleckstrin homology domain-containing family G member 5-like isoform X7 — translation MYFAEPVALWFHPFSLSGLSEARSSFIKAEEEAVRLCQNPNCKFKEAAARVCHHPQCSEDNHDKPLLLCRQCDLDIHRQPEFSGHLVLDATSKRLSYGRQEQSPVESDSAEDWHHDEDTVDGLSLFVKKPSKDFKRNKSPSEVERKLKRKKAVKKKSFSKNDSFSAPALEAALAQIACPEGPDMMASVTSETEGEVADGVGGDRKDSHTWDSLYFARLDGTDCSAPDSLPPSTPRTPGQATVEGYYTRRILHH, via the exons atGTATTTTGCGGAGCCAGTCGCTTTGTGGTTTCACCCCTTCAGTCTGAGCGGTTTATCGGAGGCTAGAAGTAGTTTCATCAAAGCGG aagaGGAGGCGGTGCGGTTGTGTCAGAACCCCAACTGCAAGTTTAAAGAGGCTGCGGCAAGA GTGTGTCATCATCCCCAGTGCAGCGAGGACAACCACGACAAGCCGTTGCTGCTGTGTCGTCAGTGTGACCTGGACATTCACCGACAGCCGGAGTTCAGCGGTCACCTGGTGCTAGACGCCACGAGCAAGA GACTGAGCTACGGTCGCCAAGAGCAGTCTCCTGTTGAGAGCGACAGCGCCGAGGACTGGCATCACGATGAGGACACCGTGGATGGTCTCAGCCTCTTCGTCAAGAAGCCGAGCAAAGACTTCAAAAG AAACAAGTCTCCGAGTGAAGTCGAGAGGAAACTGAAGCGGAAGAAAGcggtgaaaaagaaaagtttctcgAAGAAT GACAGCTTCTCGGCTCCCGCTCTGGAGGCGGCCCTGGCGCAGATTGCGTGTCCAGAAGGGCCAGACATGATGGCCAGCGTGACGTCAGAGACGGAGGGCGAGGTCGCGGATGGAGTTGGAGGTGATCGGAAGGACTCACACACGTGGGATTCCCTCTACTTCGCACGACTAGACGGCACCGATTGCTCAGCCCCTGACAGTTTGCCACCCTCAACTCCTCGTACGCCCGGTCAGGCGACAGTCGAAG GTTACTATACAAGACGGATTCTTCACCATTAA
- the LOC112557874 gene encoding pleckstrin homology domain-containing family G member 5-like isoform X6 has protein sequence MYFAEPVALWFHPFSLSGLSEARSSFIKAEEEAVRLCQNPNCKFKEAAARGLYMVCHHPQCSEDNHDKPLLLCRQCDLDIHRQPEFSGHLVLDATSKRLSYGRQEQSPVESDSAEDWHHDEDTVDGLSLFVKKPSKDFKRNKSPSEVERKLKRKKAVKKKSFSKNDSFSAPALEAALAQIACPEGPDMMASVTSETEGEVADGVGGDRKDSHTWDSLYFARLDGTDCSAPDSLPPSTPRTPGQATVEGYYTRRILHH, from the exons atGTATTTTGCGGAGCCAGTCGCTTTGTGGTTTCACCCCTTCAGTCTGAGCGGTTTATCGGAGGCTAGAAGTAGTTTCATCAAAGCGG aagaGGAGGCGGTGCGGTTGTGTCAGAACCCCAACTGCAAGTTTAAAGAGGCTGCGGCAAGA GGTTTATACATg GTGTGTCATCATCCCCAGTGCAGCGAGGACAACCACGACAAGCCGTTGCTGCTGTGTCGTCAGTGTGACCTGGACATTCACCGACAGCCGGAGTTCAGCGGTCACCTGGTGCTAGACGCCACGAGCAAGA GACTGAGCTACGGTCGCCAAGAGCAGTCTCCTGTTGAGAGCGACAGCGCCGAGGACTGGCATCACGATGAGGACACCGTGGATGGTCTCAGCCTCTTCGTCAAGAAGCCGAGCAAAGACTTCAAAAG AAACAAGTCTCCGAGTGAAGTCGAGAGGAAACTGAAGCGGAAGAAAGcggtgaaaaagaaaagtttctcgAAGAAT GACAGCTTCTCGGCTCCCGCTCTGGAGGCGGCCCTGGCGCAGATTGCGTGTCCAGAAGGGCCAGACATGATGGCCAGCGTGACGTCAGAGACGGAGGGCGAGGTCGCGGATGGAGTTGGAGGTGATCGGAAGGACTCACACACGTGGGATTCCCTCTACTTCGCACGACTAGACGGCACCGATTGCTCAGCCCCTGACAGTTTGCCACCCTCAACTCCTCGTACGCCCGGTCAGGCGACAGTCGAAG GTTACTATACAAGACGGATTCTTCACCATTAA
- the LOC112557874 gene encoding pleckstrin homology domain-containing family G member 5-like isoform X9, which yields MTSKEEEAVRLCQNPNCKFKEAAARVCHHPQCSEDNHDKPLLLCRQCDLDIHRQPEFSGHLVLDATSKRLSYGRQEQSPVESDSAEDWHHDEDTVDGLSLFVKKPSKDFKRNKSPSEVERKLKRKKAVKKKSFSKNDSFSAPALEAALAQIACPEGPDMMASVTSETEGEVADGVGGDRKDSHTWDSLYFARLDGTDCSAPDSLPPSTPRTPGQATVEGYYTRRILHH from the exons aagaGGAGGCGGTGCGGTTGTGTCAGAACCCCAACTGCAAGTTTAAAGAGGCTGCGGCAAGA GTGTGTCATCATCCCCAGTGCAGCGAGGACAACCACGACAAGCCGTTGCTGCTGTGTCGTCAGTGTGACCTGGACATTCACCGACAGCCGGAGTTCAGCGGTCACCTGGTGCTAGACGCCACGAGCAAGA GACTGAGCTACGGTCGCCAAGAGCAGTCTCCTGTTGAGAGCGACAGCGCCGAGGACTGGCATCACGATGAGGACACCGTGGATGGTCTCAGCCTCTTCGTCAAGAAGCCGAGCAAAGACTTCAAAAG AAACAAGTCTCCGAGTGAAGTCGAGAGGAAACTGAAGCGGAAGAAAGcggtgaaaaagaaaagtttctcgAAGAAT GACAGCTTCTCGGCTCCCGCTCTGGAGGCGGCCCTGGCGCAGATTGCGTGTCCAGAAGGGCCAGACATGATGGCCAGCGTGACGTCAGAGACGGAGGGCGAGGTCGCGGATGGAGTTGGAGGTGATCGGAAGGACTCACACACGTGGGATTCCCTCTACTTCGCACGACTAGACGGCACCGATTGCTCAGCCCCTGACAGTTTGCCACCCTCAACTCCTCGTACGCCCGGTCAGGCGACAGTCGAAG GTTACTATACAAGACGGATTCTTCACCATTAA
- the LOC112557874 gene encoding pleckstrin homology domain-containing family G member 5-like isoform X8 has product MTSKEEEAVRLCQNPNCKFKEAAARGLYMVCHHPQCSEDNHDKPLLLCRQCDLDIHRQPEFSGHLVLDATSKRLSYGRQEQSPVESDSAEDWHHDEDTVDGLSLFVKKPSKDFKRNKSPSEVERKLKRKKAVKKKSFSKNDSFSAPALEAALAQIACPEGPDMMASVTSETEGEVADGVGGDRKDSHTWDSLYFARLDGTDCSAPDSLPPSTPRTPGQATVEGYYTRRILHH; this is encoded by the exons aagaGGAGGCGGTGCGGTTGTGTCAGAACCCCAACTGCAAGTTTAAAGAGGCTGCGGCAAGA GGTTTATACATg GTGTGTCATCATCCCCAGTGCAGCGAGGACAACCACGACAAGCCGTTGCTGCTGTGTCGTCAGTGTGACCTGGACATTCACCGACAGCCGGAGTTCAGCGGTCACCTGGTGCTAGACGCCACGAGCAAGA GACTGAGCTACGGTCGCCAAGAGCAGTCTCCTGTTGAGAGCGACAGCGCCGAGGACTGGCATCACGATGAGGACACCGTGGATGGTCTCAGCCTCTTCGTCAAGAAGCCGAGCAAAGACTTCAAAAG AAACAAGTCTCCGAGTGAAGTCGAGAGGAAACTGAAGCGGAAGAAAGcggtgaaaaagaaaagtttctcgAAGAAT GACAGCTTCTCGGCTCCCGCTCTGGAGGCGGCCCTGGCGCAGATTGCGTGTCCAGAAGGGCCAGACATGATGGCCAGCGTGACGTCAGAGACGGAGGGCGAGGTCGCGGATGGAGTTGGAGGTGATCGGAAGGACTCACACACGTGGGATTCCCTCTACTTCGCACGACTAGACGGCACCGATTGCTCAGCCCCTGACAGTTTGCCACCCTCAACTCCTCGTACGCCCGGTCAGGCGACAGTCGAAG GTTACTATACAAGACGGATTCTTCACCATTAA
- the LOC112557874 gene encoding uncharacterized protein LOC112557874 isoform X1 — protein MSSDDDTLMNFSISTDDDNDCTEESPKNSNGDLTKQEVPPSEACDNDRQQSFVASMFPMPGVSRRTEVDVSVQSMMDSRQVWTPGPCPDGGSLPNSPALHNRPRQPAPTSAPSPRNSPEVVETRITNGEGCSSPARVKRVGDPSEVPGCVIPGREGIGDLVEKVLEDESMKVCHHPQCSEDNHDKPLLLCRQCDLDIHRQPEFSGHLVLDATSKRLSYGRQEQSPVESDSAEDWHHDEDTVDGLSLFVKKPSKDFKRNKSPSEVERKLKRKKAVKKKSFSKNDSFSAPALEAALAQIACPEGPDMMASVTSETEGEVADGVGGDRKDSHTWDSLYFARLDGTDCSAPDSLPPSTPRTPGQATVEGYYTRRILHH, from the exons ATGAGTTCCGACGATGACACTTTAATGAATTTCTCAATTTCCactgacgacgacaacgattgCACAGAAGAATCTCCGAAAAATAGCAACGGAGACCTGACCAAACAGGAAGTCCCACCATCCGAAGCTTGCGACAACGATCGCCAGCAAAGCTTCGTGGCTTCCATGTTCCCCATGCCTGGAGTCTCGCGCAGAACGGAAGTCGACGTCAGCGTGCAAAGCATGATGGACTCACGCCAGGTGTGGACGCCGGGCCCCTGTCCTGATGGTGGCTCGTTGCCAAACTCGCCGGCCTTGCACAACCGTCCGAGACAACCGGCGCCCACCTCGGCCCCGTCGCCCAGGAATTCGCCGGAAGTTGTCGAAACAAGGATAACGAATGGCGAGGGCTGTAGCTCTCCTGCGCGCGTCAAACGTGTGGGGGACCCCAGTGAAGTCCCAGGCTGTGTGATTCCCGGACGAGAAGGTATCGGTGACTTGGTGGAGAAGGTCCTGGAAGACGAAAGCATGAAG GTGTGTCATCATCCCCAGTGCAGCGAGGACAACCACGACAAGCCGTTGCTGCTGTGTCGTCAGTGTGACCTGGACATTCACCGACAGCCGGAGTTCAGCGGTCACCTGGTGCTAGACGCCACGAGCAAGA GACTGAGCTACGGTCGCCAAGAGCAGTCTCCTGTTGAGAGCGACAGCGCCGAGGACTGGCATCACGATGAGGACACCGTGGATGGTCTCAGCCTCTTCGTCAAGAAGCCGAGCAAAGACTTCAAAAG AAACAAGTCTCCGAGTGAAGTCGAGAGGAAACTGAAGCGGAAGAAAGcggtgaaaaagaaaagtttctcgAAGAAT GACAGCTTCTCGGCTCCCGCTCTGGAGGCGGCCCTGGCGCAGATTGCGTGTCCAGAAGGGCCAGACATGATGGCCAGCGTGACGTCAGAGACGGAGGGCGAGGTCGCGGATGGAGTTGGAGGTGATCGGAAGGACTCACACACGTGGGATTCCCTCTACTTCGCACGACTAGACGGCACCGATTGCTCAGCCCCTGACAGTTTGCCACCCTCAACTCCTCGTACGCCCGGTCAGGCGACAGTCGAAG GTTACTATACAAGACGGATTCTTCACCATTAA